AACATGTTCGCGAAGAGACGGACCGCGTGGGTGAAGGGCCGGATGATCAGGTTGGAGAGGAACTCCAGGGCCATGACCAGCGGGAGGATGGCGCCCAGGCTCTTGTCGTAGCCGAGGATGTTCTTCCAGCCGCCCGCGAAGCCGTGCTTCTTGAACGTGAGGCCGACCCAGACCACGTAGACGATCAGAGCCAGCGCGGCCGGGTACGCGATGATCGACGTCACCGGGAACTGGGCCAGCGGGACGATCGACCAGACGTTGAGGATCCAGACGAAGAAGAACAACGACACCATCAGCGGGACGTACTTCTCGCCGTCCTTCTTGCCGATGATCTCGTAGACGATCCCACGACGGACGAAGTCGTACCCGGCCTCGCCGACCATCTGGAGCTTGCCGGGAACGACCTTCGGCTTGGCGAAGGCGGCCCAGAAGAAGCCGACGATGATCACGGAGCCGAGGAGCGCCAGCAGCATCGGCTTGTCGATCTCGAAGCCGCCGACCGTGGCGATGGGCTCGAACAGGAACGAGTGGAGGCCCGGAGCCGGGAAGCCGCATCCGGTGAACAGATGACAGCTCGGGTCGAAGGCAAGCGTCTGGTCAGCACTCACCGCGGGCTCCTTCAGCGTGGCGCATAGGTACGGCAACCTCGTTGTGTCGGCGCGGCACGCAGCCGCGGGTCGGCACTGGACTGGTCTTACGGATAAGGGGGCGGCGGCTAGGCGTCGAGCGTCGCGCTGGGACAGGCGCCTGCTCGGATGGCCGCGCCCGCAGTGCCGCATTTGGCATCGGACGATAGCAGCATCGCGAGGGGCTCTTTATCCCGGCCCTACCTCTCACGCCGAGGACCCGCTCTTGGCGGGCGTTCCGCCCTGCCCTGCGGCCGGGTCGACGTAGAGGATCTTGGCCTTCATCCAGCTCCGCGCCTGCGCGGTGATCCACGTGATCGTGGCCGCGAGCAGGGTGAAGGCGAAGGCCTTGAAATCGAACAGCGTCGTGTTCTTGAACATGGTCAGGAACACGAAGAGCAGAAGCAGCTGAGCCACGTAGAGCATCAGGCCCATGGCCTGAAAGAGCTGCGGCAGCGACTTGGCCGTGCGGTGCAGCACCACCAGTCCGACACCCATGAACAGGACGACGACGAGCGTTCCGACGACGCCTCCGATGGCTCCCTTGCCGCCGGCGACCACCGCACTCACCGCGGTGCCGACGGCGCCGACGACGAGCGTGGGTACGGCGGCGGGCAGGACGGTGCGGATGTCGTTGGACGGCATGGCGGCATCTCCGCTTGCTGGTGGGGGCAGTGGTGTCGTCATGGACGAGCGTAGGCCCGGTCCGAGTCAGATCTCGACGCCAATGGGCCGTCGCACTGCGGCCCTTCGGCACTGTCGCCGGGTCTCGTGAACGGTATCACAAACTATTTGAAGAGGTCTTTACCCGAAGGTGTGCTGACGCTCACACATGAGAGTGGTCCCGCGCGTGTGTGCACGACAAGCGGGGGCTTTGTCTGGTAATGCGCGCGAGTGCGCCGTTCGTCAACTCGGCGTTCCGGCCTTCCGCCGTTCGGGAAGGTGGGATCGGGCGCCGATCGCGGTCGCACCGTTGACCCCCGCCGGGACGTTCCGCGGCTCCCCCGGCTCACCTTCCCCCGGCACCACGTCGGCCCCGCCGGACCCGTGCGACCTGTCCGTCCCGCCCGTCCTGCCCGTCCCGTCGGCCCCGTCGGCGGCGGGCGTGCCGGCACTGCCCTCGGCGGCCCCCAGGGAGCCGTCCACGGCCTGCGGGGCGACCTTCCGGCGCCGGTACCGGGGCGGCACGAACGACTCCGCCCAGCGGGGCGCACGGGGCTGGAACCGGGGCAGGAGCAGCAGCACCAGGCCCACCGCGCTCAGCGCCACGATCGGCAGCATGATCCACATGGACGCGGAGTGAACGGAGTACGTCAGGGTGCCGAACGCGATCAGCGACGACCAGAAGTACATGATCCACACCGCTCGGCTGTGCGAGTGGCCGATCTCCAGCAACCGGTGGTGCAGGTGACCGCGGTCGGCGGCGAACGGCGACTGACCGTTCCAGGTGCGCCGCACGATGGCGAGGAACAGGTCCGCCATGGGGATGGCGATGATCGTCAACGGCAGCAGCAGCGGGATGAAGACGGGCAGCGCGGCGTGCGTCGCCTCACGGGTCGAGCCCTCGAAGAGCGCCAGCGAGTCCGGGTCCACCTGGCCCGTGATGGAGATCGCCGACGCGGCCAGCACCAGGCCGATCAGCATCGACCCCGAGTCGCCCATGAAGATCCGCGCCGGGTGCATGTTGTGCGGCAGGAAGCCCAGGCACATGCCCATCAGCACGGCGGCGAACAGCGTCGCGGGCGCGGCGGCCTCGATCCCGTAGCCGTACCAGATCCGGTACGCGTACAGGAAGAACGCGGAGGCGGCGAGGCACACCATGCCGGCGGCCAGGCCGTCGAGGCCGTCGACGAAGTTCACCGCGTTGATGGTGAGGACGACCAGGGCGACGGTCAGCAGCGTGCCCTGCCACTGGGTGAGGCCCACCGTGCCGACGCCGGGGATGGGCAGCCACAGGATCGTCAGACCCTGCACCACCATGACGCCCGCCGCGATCATCTGCGCGCCCAGCTTGATGAGCGCGTCGATCTCGAACTTGTCGTCCAGGACGCCGATCAGCCAGATCAGGGCCGCGCCGGAGAGCAGCGCGCGCGGCTCGTTGGACAGCTCGAAGACGCTGTTGAGGTTCTCCAGGCGGTCCGCGACCAGCAGTCCGGCGCACAGCCCGAAGAACATGGCGATGCCGCCCAGCCGGGGCGTGGGCTCTCGGTGCACGTCGCGCGCGCGGATCTCGGGCATCGCGCCCGCCGCGATGGCGAACTTCCGCACCGGCCCGGTGAGCAGGTAGGTCACCGCGGCCGTGATGCAGAGCGTCAGCAGGTAATCACGCACGGGCTGCCCCACAGGAATAGCTGGCCATCTCAGCCCCACACCCTAGTCGCGCCGCCTCCATGGTGTGGGACACCGGGGAGCCCCGCACGGTTGCACGAAGCCGTCCAGGAACCCGCCACCGGGCGAACGGCTAGCGTCCGTACGGAGGGAACCGGCCCGCGAGCGCCCGTGCCTCGGCCCGTACGGCGCCCGAGTCGGCGTCCTCGCGCAGGGCGTCGGCGAACAGCCGCGCGATCTGCTCCATCTCCGCGGCGCCCATGCCCTGGGTGGTCACCGCGGCCGTGCCGAACCGGATGCCGCGCCCGTCGCCGTACGGCAGGGCGCAGACGTCCACGACCAGGCCCGCGGCGGCCAGCCGGGCGCGTGCGGTGCGGCCGTCCACGCCGAGCGGGGCCGGGTCGGCGGTGATCAGGTGCGTGTCGGTGCCGCCGGTGGTCACCGCGAAGCCCAGCGCGGCCAGCCGCTCCGCCAGCAGCCGCGCGTTGGCGACGACCTGGTGCGTGTACTGCCGGAACGCCGGGGTCGCGGCCTCCCCGAAGGCGACCGCCTTGGCGGCGACGGTGTGCATCTGGGCGCCGCCCTGCGTGAACGGGAACACCGCCCGGTCGATCCTCTCCGCCAGCTCGTCCCCGCACAGCAGCAGCCCGCCGCGCGGCCCGCGCAGCACCTTGTGGGTCGTCGCGCAGACGACGTCCGCGTACGGGACGGGGTTGGGCGCCGCTCCCCCGGCGACCAGGCCGATCGGGTGCGCGGCGTCCACGACGAGGGCGGCCCCGACCTCGTCAGCGATGTCGCGGAACTCGGCGTAGTCGATGTGGCGGGGGTACGAGATCGAGCCGCACACGATGGCCTTCGGCCGGTGCCGGCGGGCCAGGGCACGCACCTGGTGGTGGTCGACGAGCCCGCTCTCCGCGTCCACGCCGTACGGGACGAACTCGAACCAGCGGCCCGAGAAGTTCGCCGGGGAGCCGTGCGTGAGGTGGCCGCCGTGGGCGAGGCCCATGGCGAGGACGGTGTCCCCGGGGCGCAGCAGCGCCGCGTACGCCGCCAGCACGGCCGATGAGCCGGAGTGGGCCTGCACGTTCGCGTGGTCGGCGCCGAACAGGGCGCACGCCCGCTCGACGGCGAGCCGCTCGGCCGCGTCGGCGTACTCGCAGCCGCCGTGGTGGCGGCGGCCCGGGTAGCCCTCGGCGTACTTGTTGGCGAGCCGCGAGCCCAGCGCGGCGAGCACGGCCGGGGAGGTGAAGTTCTCGGCGGCGATCAGCTGGAGGCCGTCCTCCTGGCGCCGTGCCTCGCCGTCGAGTACGTCGGCGATCTGCGGGTCCTGGCGCCGCAGGGCGTCGGGGTCGGGGCCGTAGGGGCCGTGCGGCGCCTGGTCGGTACCGGTGGCGGGCACGGCGGTGGCGGTGTGCCCGGGCCGGGTGGTCCCCGCGGGCCCGGGAGTGCCGGCGGCCCCGGCGGGTTCGGTCGTACCGGCTGTTCCGGCCGTCGCTGTGGTTCCGGCGGATCCGGCGGTGAGCGGCATCAGTGGCTCCAGGCGCTCCGGGCGCTCCAGGCGCTTCAGGCGTGGGCAGGGCCCCCGATCCCCTCCACTGTAGGCCGGGGCCCGGCGGGCCGCCCGTCGGCGTGCTCCGGGCCGCTCAGCGGCGTGCGGGGACCCCGGTGAGGGCCGTCACCACGGGCTCCAGGGCCTGGTTGATCTCGTCGCCCACGGAGCGGAAGAACGTGATGGGCGCGCCGTACGGGTCGTTGACCTCGTCCGCCTCGGCGTTCGGCGCCAGCAGCCAGCCGCGCAGCGCCGCCGCGGCCTGCACCAGGGCGTGCGCGCGGGCCACCACGCCGTCGGCCTCCGGGTCGGGCAGCGTGGTGGGGTCTATCGCCCGTACGAGCCGGGTGAACTCCTTCAGGGTGAAGGTGCGCAGGCCCGCGCTGTGGCCCATCGAGATGACCTGGGCGCGATGGTCACGGGTCGCCGTGAGCACCAGGTCGGCGCGGATGACGTGCTCGTCGATCAGCTCCCGGCCGACGAAGCCGCTGGTGTCCGCGCCGAAGTCCGCGAGGACCGTCTCGGCGTTGGCCTCCATCGGCGCGCCCTCGTGCCCCCACGTCCCGGCGCTCTCCACGATCAGCCCGCAGCCCGCCGGGTCGCCGATGCGGTCGCGCAGGGCGTGCCGCGTCAGCCGCTCGGTGATCGGCGAGCGGCAGACGTTGCCAGTGCTGACGTGGAGGATGCGGAACGTGCTCGCCGTGCCTATGCCACGCCCCTCAGGGGCGGTCAATTGGCCACCTCGAGGTCTGGTACGACCGTGCGCAGCTCCTCCGCGGAGAGCGCGCCCGCGCGCAGCAGCACCGGCACGTCACGGGTGACGTCCACGATGGACGACGGCACGATGCCCGGCGTGGGGCCGCCGTCCAGGTACACGGAGACGGAGTCGCCGAGCATGCCCTGCGCGGCGTCGCAGTCCTCGGGCGACGGGTGGCCCGTCAGGTTCGCGGACGACACGGCCATCGGGCCGACGTCGGTGAGCAGCTCGATCGCCACGGGGTGGAGCGGCATGCGGATCGCGACCGTGCCACGCGTGTCGCCCAGGTCCCACTGGAGGGACGGCTGGTGCCTGGCGACCAGCGTGAGGGCGCCCGGCCAGAACGCGTCGACGAGCTCCCACGCCTTCTCGGAGAAGTCCGTGACGAGGCCGTGCAGGGTGTTCGGCGAGCCGATGAGGACGGGCGTCGGCATGTTGCGGCCGCGCCCCTTGGCGTCCAGCAGGTCGGCGACGGCCTCCGGGCTGAAGGCGTCCGCGCCGATGCCGTACACCGTGTCCGTCGGCAGCACGACGAGCTCGCCGCGGCGGACGGCGGACGCGGCCTCGCGCAGGCCCGTCGAGCGGTCGGTCGCGTCGTTGCAGTCGTATCGCCGTGCCATCAGCGGGCCCTCCCAGTTTCGGTCTCTCGGTTCGCCTCCGGGACGCTGCGGGCACCGCCGCCCTTCGGCTCAGTCGTCGCAGGCGCCTTCGGCGCCGTGTGGTACGCCCGCGTGCGGGCGTCGTGCCCCTGCCGTACCGCCGTCATGGCGTCGCCTTGCGGGCGGTCGCGAAGCGGGGGCGGTTGTTCAGGTCGGGGTGGTCGGCCGCGTCGGTCCAGCCGGCCTCCTCGTTGAAGATCCAGGGCACCTGGCCGCCCTGCGTGTCGGCGTGCTCCACGACGACGAGGCCGCCGGGGCGCAGCAGCCGGTGCGCGGTGCGCTCGATGCCGCGGATCACGTCGAGGCCGTCCTCGCCGGAGAACAGCGCCATCTCCGGGTCGTGGTCGCGGGCCTCGGGCGCCACGTACTCCCACTCGGTGAGCGGGATGTACGGCGGGTTGGAGATGACCAGGTCGACCTGGCCGTCCAGCTCGGGCAGGGCCGTCAGGGCGTCGCCGTGGTGGACGGTGACCCTGGTGCCCTCGGCGTTGCGCCGGGTCCACACGAGGGCGTCCTCGGACAGCTCCACGGCGTGCACGCGGGAGCGCGGCACCTCCTGGGCCATGGCGAGGGCGATGGCGCCGGAGCCGGAGCACAGGTCCACGATGAGCGGCTCGACGACGTCCATGGCCCGTACGGCGTCTATGGCCCACCCGACGACCGACTCGGTCTCCGGCCGCGGCACGAACA
This genomic window from Streptomyces thermolilacinus SPC6 contains:
- the atpB gene encoding F0F1 ATP synthase subunit A, which gives rise to MSADQTLAFDPSCHLFTGCGFPAPGLHSFLFEPIATVGGFEIDKPMLLALLGSVIIVGFFWAAFAKPKVVPGKLQMVGEAGYDFVRRGIVYEIIGKKDGEKYVPLMVSLFFFVWILNVWSIVPLAQFPVTSIIAYPAALALIVYVVWVGLTFKKHGFAGGWKNILGYDKSLGAILPLVMALEFLSNLIIRPFTHAVRLFANMFAGHMLLVMFGLASWYLLNGLGVIYAGASFVMVVVMTAFELFIQAVQAYVFVLLACSYIQGALSEHH
- a CDS encoding MraY family glycosyltransferase — protein: MRDYLLTLCITAAVTYLLTGPVRKFAIAAGAMPEIRARDVHREPTPRLGGIAMFFGLCAGLLVADRLENLNSVFELSNEPRALLSGAALIWLIGVLDDKFEIDALIKLGAQMIAAGVMVVQGLTILWLPIPGVGTVGLTQWQGTLLTVALVVLTINAVNFVDGLDGLAAGMVCLAASAFFLYAYRIWYGYGIEAAAPATLFAAVLMGMCLGFLPHNMHPARIFMGDSGSMLIGLVLAASAISITGQVDPDSLALFEGSTREATHAALPVFIPLLLPLTIIAIPMADLFLAIVRRTWNGQSPFAADRGHLHHRLLEIGHSHSRAVWIMYFWSSLIAFGTLTYSVHSASMWIMLPIVALSAVGLVLLLLPRFQPRAPRWAESFVPPRYRRRKVAPQAVDGSLGAAEGSAGTPAADGADGTGRTGGTDRSHGSGGADVVPGEGEPGEPRNVPAGVNGATAIGARSHLPERRKAGTPS
- a CDS encoding serine hydroxymethyltransferase — encoded protein: MPLTAGSAGTTATAGTAGTTEPAGAAGTPGPAGTTRPGHTATAVPATGTDQAPHGPYGPDPDALRRQDPQIADVLDGEARRQEDGLQLIAAENFTSPAVLAALGSRLANKYAEGYPGRRHHGGCEYADAAERLAVERACALFGADHANVQAHSGSSAVLAAYAALLRPGDTVLAMGLAHGGHLTHGSPANFSGRWFEFVPYGVDAESGLVDHHQVRALARRHRPKAIVCGSISYPRHIDYAEFRDIADEVGAALVVDAAHPIGLVAGGAAPNPVPYADVVCATTHKVLRGPRGGLLLCGDELAERIDRAVFPFTQGGAQMHTVAAKAVAFGEAATPAFRQYTHQVVANARLLAERLAALGFAVTTGGTDTHLITADPAPLGVDGRTARARLAAAGLVVDVCALPYGDGRGIRFGTAAVTTQGMGAAEMEQIARLFADALREDADSGAVRAEARALAGRFPPYGR
- a CDS encoding arsenate reductase/protein-tyrosine-phosphatase family protein, with product MTAPEGRGIGTASTFRILHVSTGNVCRSPITERLTRHALRDRIGDPAGCGLIVESAGTWGHEGAPMEANAETVLADFGADTSGFVGRELIDEHVIRADLVLTATRDHRAQVISMGHSAGLRTFTLKEFTRLVRAIDPTTLPDPEADGVVARAHALVQAAAALRGWLLAPNAEADEVNDPYGAPITFFRSVGDEINQALEPVVTALTGVPARR
- a CDS encoding L-threonylcarbamoyladenylate synthase, which encodes MARRYDCNDATDRSTGLREAASAVRRGELVVLPTDTVYGIGADAFSPEAVADLLDAKGRGRNMPTPVLIGSPNTLHGLVTDFSEKAWELVDAFWPGALTLVARHQPSLQWDLGDTRGTVAIRMPLHPVAIELLTDVGPMAVSSANLTGHPSPEDCDAAQGMLGDSVSVYLDGGPTPGIVPSSIVDVTRDVPVLLRAGALSAEELRTVVPDLEVAN
- the prmC gene encoding peptide chain release factor N(5)-glutamine methyltransferase, whose translation is MQQNFGGRTPSPRSLLLAEVAQATQRLADAGVPSPRFDAEELAAFVHGVKRGELHNVKDADFDARYWEAVARREAREPLQHITGRAFFRYLELQVGPGVFVPRPETESVVGWAIDAVRAMDVVEPLIVDLCSGSGAIALAMAQEVPRSRVHAVELSEDALVWTRRNAEGTRVTVHHGDALTALPELDGQVDLVISNPPYIPLTEWEYVAPEARDHDPEMALFSGEDGLDVIRGIERTAHRLLRPGGLVVVEHADTQGGQVPWIFNEEAGWTDAADHPDLNNRPRFATARKATP